The genomic DNA CCGATCGAATTCTTCCGGTGTCCAGTATTTCTCGACGGGCAGGTGATCCAGGGAGGGACGCATATACTGTCCCAAGGTAAGGCGATCGCACTGCACAGCTCGTAGATCTTGCAGGGTTTCGAGAATTTCGGCTTCGGTTTCGCCCAGCCCCAGCATCAAGCCGGATTTGGTGGGAATCGCAGGATCAAATTCCTTCACCAGACTGAGAACGCGCAAAGAGCAATCGTATTTGGCTCCGCGTCGCACCGGGCCCTGAAGCCGCTTGACCGTCTCTAAATTATGGTTGTAGCAGGCAGGTTGGGCTGAGGCGATCGTCCCAACTCGCTGTTTCTGGAGTTCCTGGCTTCCCTGCCCGCCCCAAAAGTCGGGGGTCAGCACTTCGATCTGGGTATCAGGATGGGTTTCACGGATGGCAGCCATTGTTTGCACAAACCAGCCTGCGCCACCATCGGGCAGATCGTCCCGCGCCACGGAAGTTAGCACCACATAGCGCAATCCCAGCAGACTCACGGCTTCTGCGACTTTTTGCGGCTCCTGCGGATCAAGTGGCATCGGAGCGTGACCCTTATCCACCTGACAGAAGGCACAGGCACGGGTACAGGTAGGACCCATCAGCAGAAAGGTTGCTGTCTTTTGGGCATAGCATTCTCCCCGGTTGGGGCAGCGTCCCTCTTCGCAAATGGTGTGAATCTGCCGCTGTTTGATAATTTGCTGAACCGTCGAAATTTCGCTGGCTTTCCCGATCGGACGACGTAGCCATTCGGGCAGATTGACCAGCGGGGATTCCCGTTTTGCAGCTCGTTTTGTCGATACCCTGCTTTCTAACCCTTTGCCTTCCGACCCTTTGCCTTCCAATACCTTGCCAGAGAACATAGTTTCCCGCAGTCTCGCTGTAGACAACCTTTCTTTAACGCACTCTAGCAGGAAATTTCAAGAATGCCAGGAACGACCGCCTACCTGCTGCCCTATTCGTCCTATCTTTCCCAATTGATTTGACCCCATTGATCCGAGATCATTTTGCTACTGCTCCCCCCTGCGTAACTGTTATAATTCGCGCGTGTCAGGGAATGTTTAATAGGGAAGTGATACAGGTTCATTCGCTTCCAGTCGATCGAGTCGTGT from Leptolyngbya ohadii IS1 includes the following:
- the lipA gene encoding lipoyl synthase; its protein translation is MFSGKVLEGKGSEGKGLESRVSTKRAAKRESPLVNLPEWLRRPIGKASEISTVQQIIKQRQIHTICEEGRCPNRGECYAQKTATFLLMGPTCTRACAFCQVDKGHAPMPLDPQEPQKVAEAVSLLGLRYVVLTSVARDDLPDGGAGWFVQTMAAIRETHPDTQIEVLTPDFWGGQGSQELQKQRVGTIASAQPACYNHNLETVKRLQGPVRRGAKYDCSLRVLSLVKEFDPAIPTKSGLMLGLGETEAEILETLQDLRAVQCDRLTLGQYMRPSLDHLPVEKYWTPEEFDRLGNIAREMGFAHVRSGPLVRSSYHAGEES